The following coding sequences are from one Granulicella sp. L56 window:
- a CDS encoding ATP-binding protein — protein MGTRQRGNASRPKAAQPHIRFKANLFQLSVILVSTNLPFVLNYTECRLHLTAQRRGTRVRISSELSSKEIGADHPPISLAYLPPTLRQTRMALAGAIVLLFGLIVLLPFAARPLPLVNGFITAFDAVISVADLITAALLLAQFSITRLKALRALACGYLFSAALVVVHGLTFPGVISPTGNLGGSPHTNFRIYLLWHLGLPVALFVYIWLREKDRTKTGPPTSTEIAATFGGLGALALVSCIAWLALLPPVDPIGGRWLTAITMLICAAALSLLWTFRRSVLDQWLMVVMLAMIVELTITALIGGRGPRTASLGFYTGRLFSLLTSTVVLIALLAETSRLYAGVARANMLADIADSSRALSSEIMLPRLIERLMKIAMKNSGADRGLLVLPSEDGYLIEAEARATGDQIEVALRQKPITRMDCPELLIHHVIRTRESVALADACKPNLFSADDYLRKRQSKSVLCLPLIKQDELIGILLFENTLLTDAFSAARIAVLDLLAAQAAVSLENTRLYADLQLQVGLLQNLPVSAWTLRPDGTPDFVNHVWLEFAGQTRDFVQSHPEAWMTAVHSDDRDIAVRSFWDGVHSGQNFAFETRSLRAQDGTYRWHLQQAVVLRDAEGRVLKFVGTTTDIDDQKRTEEALRQAQSDLARINRVTTMGELAASLAHEISQPISGVITNGNVSLRKLGREKPDLNEVGEAVARMVRDGQRAAEILGRIRSQFEKGSLKQETLDVSEIVRETVALLRDEAMRYNISVRTELAADLPQIVGDRVQLQQVAMNLIVNSIEAMKDVDGIREMVIKSQRAENEQILVSFSDTGIGLPSQLEAQIFAAFFTTKPNGTGMGLRISRSIVESHGGRLWAERAVGRGAIFHLNLPAAMIQHKEYRALRQPGHQSLELGSSRVVRHLRKSRHHLNADREVP, from the coding sequence ATGGGCACGCGGCAGCGTGGAAATGCCTCCCGACCGAAGGCAGCTCAACCCCACATCCGCTTCAAAGCGAATCTTTTCCAACTTTCGGTTATTCTTGTGTCGACAAATCTTCCGTTTGTGTTGAACTACACAGAGTGCCGGTTACACCTGACGGCCCAGCGGCGAGGTACGCGAGTGAGAATATCTTCCGAACTCAGCTCGAAGGAAATTGGCGCCGACCATCCTCCAATTTCGCTGGCCTATTTACCGCCGACGCTGCGGCAGACGCGGATGGCACTTGCCGGGGCGATAGTTCTGCTTTTCGGATTGATCGTTTTGCTTCCCTTCGCGGCCAGACCGCTGCCGCTGGTTAATGGCTTCATTACCGCGTTCGACGCGGTTATCTCTGTCGCCGACCTCATTACCGCAGCCCTCCTTTTGGCGCAGTTCTCAATCACTCGCTTGAAAGCGCTCAGGGCGCTGGCGTGCGGATATCTTTTTTCAGCAGCGCTGGTCGTCGTACACGGGCTGACCTTCCCGGGCGTTATCTCGCCGACAGGAAATCTAGGCGGAAGTCCCCACACCAATTTCAGAATCTATCTGTTGTGGCATCTTGGCCTGCCCGTGGCTTTGTTTGTATATATATGGCTTAGGGAGAAAGACCGTACGAAGACTGGCCCGCCTACGTCAACAGAGATCGCAGCTACCTTCGGAGGTCTGGGCGCATTAGCCCTCGTGAGTTGCATCGCATGGCTCGCCTTACTGCCGCCCGTAGATCCGATAGGAGGGAGATGGCTCACTGCAATCACCATGCTGATATGCGCAGCTGCGCTTTCCCTGCTGTGGACTTTTAGGCGCTCAGTGTTGGATCAATGGCTCATGGTAGTCATGCTTGCCATGATCGTAGAGCTGACGATCACAGCACTGATCGGCGGACGTGGGCCGCGCACGGCTTCTCTTGGTTTTTATACCGGCCGCCTGTTTTCTCTCCTCACCTCGACAGTTGTTTTGATCGCTCTACTTGCCGAAACGTCGAGGCTCTATGCTGGCGTTGCCCGCGCCAATATGCTCGCAGACATTGCTGATTCCTCCCGGGCCTTGTCCAGCGAGATCATGTTGCCCAGGTTGATCGAGCGGCTAATGAAGATTGCAATGAAAAATTCGGGCGCTGACCGTGGCCTTTTGGTCCTACCGTCTGAGGATGGATATCTAATTGAGGCGGAGGCGAGAGCGACCGGCGATCAAATAGAAGTCGCTTTGCGTCAAAAGCCGATTACCAGGATGGACTGTCCCGAATTGCTCATCCATCATGTCATCCGTACGCGTGAAAGCGTGGCTCTCGCGGATGCCTGCAAGCCTAACCTGTTCTCCGCCGACGACTATCTACGCAAGAGACAATCGAAGTCGGTCCTCTGCCTTCCTTTGATCAAGCAAGATGAGTTGATTGGGATTCTCCTTTTTGAGAACACGTTGCTGACAGACGCATTCAGCGCGGCTCGAATCGCGGTCTTAGATCTGCTGGCGGCACAAGCAGCGGTCTCGCTGGAGAACACGCGTCTCTATGCCGATCTGCAGCTCCAGGTTGGACTGCTGCAGAATCTTCCCGTATCCGCCTGGACGCTCAGGCCCGATGGGACACCGGATTTTGTGAATCACGTTTGGCTTGAATTCGCGGGTCAGACCCGTGACTTCGTCCAGTCGCATCCCGAGGCTTGGATGACCGCAGTCCACTCTGACGACCGGGACATAGCAGTCAGAAGCTTTTGGGATGGCGTGCATTCGGGACAAAATTTTGCATTCGAGACTCGGTCTCTCCGCGCTCAGGACGGCACCTATCGTTGGCATCTCCAACAAGCCGTGGTTTTGCGCGATGCGGAAGGGCGAGTCCTCAAATTCGTCGGTACGACGACCGACATCGATGATCAGAAGCGCACCGAAGAGGCTCTGCGCCAGGCGCAGAGCGACCTCGCCCGCATCAATCGGGTCACAACCATGGGAGAGTTAGCAGCTTCCCTGGCTCATGAAATCAGTCAGCCGATCAGCGGTGTCATCACCAACGGAAATGTCTCTCTCCGAAAGCTCGGGCGGGAGAAGCCCGATCTCAATGAAGTGGGCGAGGCTGTCGCCAGAATGGTGAGAGACGGACAACGTGCCGCTGAGATTCTCGGCAGGATTCGATCGCAATTCGAGAAAGGATCCTTGAAGCAGGAGACACTTGATGTAAGCGAAATCGTTCGAGAAACGGTCGCCCTCCTGCGCGACGAAGCGATGCGGTACAACATATCGGTCCGGACTGAACTGGCAGCCGATCTTCCTCAAATCGTCGGGGATCGCGTTCAATTGCAACAGGTCGCGATGAATCTAATCGTCAATAGTATCGAGGCGATGAAGGACGTTGATGGAATACGAGAAATGGTCATCAAGTCGCAACGAGCTGAGAACGAGCAGATTCTTGTTTCATTCAGTGATACGGGCATAGGGCTCCCGTCACAATTGGAGGCACAGATATTTGCCGCGTTCTTTACGACTAAACCTAACGGCACTGGCATGGGTCTTCGAATCAGCCGATCAATCGTTGAGTCTCATGGTGGACGCTTGTGGGCCGAGAGAGCCGTCGGGCGCGGCGCAATTTTTCACTTGAACCTGCCTGCCGCAATGATTCAGCATAAAGAATATCGGGCGCTCCGCCAGCCCGGACATCAGTCCCTGGAATTGGGTTCCAGCCGTGTAGTCCGCCATCTCAGAAAGTCCCGGCATCATCTCAACGCAGACCGCGAAGTACCGTAA
- a CDS encoding PAS domain-containing sensor histidine kinase encodes MHNYPSDPAIEVQRLQRSMNDLVSALALPALWSGSEPGRVVETFLDALVGMLDLDFLYVQVRIGSIGIPIEALKTAQSYGASHSPKQIRQALDPLFGEGVQRRITKSSVTLGDKEVSIFPLQMGAEGEVGLIVAGSGRSGFPEQTERLVLSVAANQAAIGLLHALRVDEQKRSASEVDLRVAERTRELVETNSEMEIQVGILQHLPVSAWTLTPDGTPDFVNRVWLEFSGQTLDFVRSHPEAWMTAIHPEDRERAGKSFWEAVQLGQGFAIETRSLRAQDGLYRWHLNQAVVLRDSQGNVLKYVGTTTDIDDQKRAEELRASEEELRQILNSIPGQVCTLNPAGLIELANQPLTEYFGMTVEQLNMWEGDNGSVHPEDLPRVIAKFTHAMTTGTPYDIEVRYRRADGVYRWFQFHTLPVKDTQGAIIRWYCLIVDIEDRKRAEEAVQAGTRNLDLIINTIPMLAWSTGPDGFVEFLNQRWLDYAGMSAEEGAGWGWAAAIHPEDAKRLLNYWQAAMVSGTDVDVEARMRRFDGVYRWFLFRANPLRDDAGNIVKWYGTNTDIDDRKRAEEALRLRELNLLQITETIPEMLWSATPDGAIDYCNGRLLEYTGFSHEDIMSDGWMKLLYPDDVGPAAETWKSCVESGTPYRVEVRTIHAADQTYRWCVTSALPLHDDDGHILKWHGTVVDMHDWKQAQEELRNTQSELARMMRVMTMGQLTASIAHEVSQPLSGIINNAGTCLRMLNSDPPNVDGARETTQRTIRDGHRATDVITRLRTLYSTKQINIESVDMNEATREVVALLLGELQKDGVALQLRFSENLPRVMGDRVQLQQVILNLLRNASDAMTIVDDRPRQLIIHTDADGDLVRVSIQDSGVGFDPEMTHRLFQSFFTTKEEGMGIGLSVSRSIVEAHHGQLWAARNDGPGSTFAFSIPCCHDSQ; translated from the coding sequence ATGCACAATTACCCTTCCGATCCCGCTATTGAAGTCCAACGCCTACAGCGTTCCATGAACGATCTGGTAAGCGCGCTTGCTCTGCCAGCTCTTTGGAGCGGTAGCGAACCGGGTCGAGTCGTTGAAACTTTTCTCGATGCTCTGGTAGGAATGCTCGATCTCGACTTCCTGTATGTGCAAGTCAGAATTGGTTCCATCGGCATCCCGATCGAGGCGCTCAAAACCGCTCAGTCTTATGGCGCGAGTCATAGTCCAAAGCAAATTCGCCAGGCTCTGGACCCATTGTTTGGCGAAGGTGTGCAGCGACGGATTACCAAGTCCTCGGTAACTCTGGGGGATAAGGAGGTATCGATCTTCCCTCTGCAAATGGGAGCAGAAGGCGAGGTTGGACTCATCGTTGCCGGATCCGGCAGATCAGGCTTTCCCGAACAGACCGAAAGGCTTGTCCTAAGTGTAGCGGCGAATCAGGCGGCCATCGGTTTGCTGCACGCACTACGCGTGGATGAGCAAAAGCGGTCTGCAAGTGAAGTCGATCTCCGAGTCGCGGAACGCACAAGGGAGCTTGTCGAAACCAACAGCGAGATGGAAATCCAGGTTGGAATACTGCAGCATCTTCCTGTGTCTGCCTGGACCCTCACGCCTGATGGGACACCGGATTTCGTGAATCGAGTCTGGCTCGAGTTCTCCGGCCAAACCCTCGACTTCGTCCGCTCGCATCCCGAGGCCTGGATGACTGCGATCCACCCTGAAGATCGAGAGAGGGCAGGCAAAAGTTTTTGGGAGGCTGTGCAGTTGGGACAGGGTTTCGCGATCGAAACCCGGTCTCTCCGCGCTCAAGACGGGTTATATCGCTGGCACCTGAATCAAGCTGTGGTCTTGCGCGACTCCCAGGGAAACGTCCTCAAATACGTCGGCACGACCACCGACATCGACGACCAGAAGCGTGCCGAAGAGTTGCGAGCAAGCGAGGAAGAGCTGCGTCAGATTCTCAACAGCATTCCCGGGCAGGTATGTACGCTAAATCCGGCGGGTCTGATCGAACTTGCCAATCAGCCACTTACCGAATACTTCGGCATGACGGTTGAGCAATTGAACATGTGGGAAGGCGATAACGGTTCGGTCCATCCAGAAGATCTTCCGCGCGTGATCGCGAAATTCACACACGCCATGACGACCGGAACTCCCTACGACATTGAAGTCCGTTATCGTCGTGCCGACGGGGTATATCGCTGGTTTCAGTTTCACACTCTTCCTGTGAAGGACACGCAAGGCGCAATCATCCGCTGGTACTGTCTCATCGTCGACATCGAAGACCGGAAGCGTGCCGAAGAGGCAGTACAAGCAGGCACCCGCAACCTCGATCTGATTATCAATACGATTCCGATGCTTGCATGGTCTACCGGTCCGGACGGCTTCGTTGAGTTTCTCAATCAACGTTGGCTCGATTATGCCGGCATGTCTGCGGAAGAAGGCGCCGGGTGGGGTTGGGCTGCTGCGATTCATCCGGAGGACGCGAAAAGGCTTTTGAATTACTGGCAAGCGGCAATGGTTTCCGGCACCGATGTTGACGTGGAAGCACGCATGCGCCGCTTCGATGGGGTGTATCGATGGTTCCTGTTCCGTGCCAACCCCTTGCGCGACGACGCAGGCAACATCGTCAAATGGTACGGCACTAACACCGATATCGACGATCGCAAGCGAGCGGAGGAAGCGCTGCGTCTACGCGAACTCAACCTGCTGCAGATAACGGAGACCATACCGGAGATGCTTTGGAGTGCGACGCCGGATGGTGCCATCGATTACTGCAATGGTCGCTTGCTCGAATACACCGGCTTTTCGCACGAAGACATTATGAGCGACGGCTGGATGAAACTTCTGTATCCCGACGATGTCGGGCCTGCAGCGGAGACATGGAAGTCTTGTGTCGAGAGTGGCACGCCCTACCGGGTTGAAGTTCGTACGATTCATGCTGCCGATCAAACGTATCGCTGGTGTGTAACAAGCGCGCTTCCTCTACACGATGATGATGGCCACATTTTGAAGTGGCACGGCACTGTTGTGGACATGCATGATTGGAAGCAGGCCCAGGAAGAACTACGCAACACACAATCAGAACTCGCCAGAATGATGCGGGTAATGACCATGGGCCAATTGACCGCTTCGATCGCGCACGAAGTGAGCCAGCCCCTGTCGGGAATAATCAACAACGCAGGCACCTGTCTCCGCATGTTGAACAGCGATCCTCCGAATGTCGACGGGGCACGAGAAACGACGCAACGCACAATTCGCGATGGACATCGTGCCACAGACGTAATCACTCGACTGCGAACGCTCTACAGCACGAAACAGATCAACATCGAATCGGTGGACATGAATGAAGCCACTCGAGAGGTGGTCGCACTCCTGTTGGGCGAGTTACAGAAGGACGGAGTGGCTCTACAGCTTCGCTTCAGTGAAAATCTACCCCGCGTCATGGGAGATCGCGTTCAACTACAACAGGTCATTCTCAACCTGCTTCGCAATGCATCAGACGCCATGACAATAGTGGATGACAGGCCAAGACAATTGATCATCCATACGGACGCGGATGGAGATCTTGTGCGCGTTTCGATACAGGATTCCGGAGTCGGCTTTGATCCCGAAATGACGCACCGGCTTTTTCAGTCATTCTTTACGACCAAAGAAGAAGGAATGGGTATAGGTCTCTCCGTGAGCCGCTCGATTGTCGAGGCGCATCATGGCCAACTATGGGCGGCCAGAAACGACGGCCCAGGCTCTACATTTGCCTTCTCAATTCCCTGCTGCCACGACTCTCAGTAG
- a CDS encoding NAD(P)/FAD-dependent oxidoreductase, translated as MLNGRMVIYGRANSAAGYEIRDFLTRNCSDYDWVELNTDEEAQRLAGVLGLTDPRLPLCVVSESLRLYCPSLRELATALEWFKGPKYQCYDLAIFGAGPAGLSAALYGASEGLRTVLFEKTAVGGQAGSTSKIENYMGFPDGISGWELASRARRQAIRMGAEIIVGIEGVAGEHQDGWQLSWFASGERIASKATICATGVEYSRLGLEREGDFLNRGLYYGAGSSEAGICKGHVVIVGGGNSAGQAALNFARQTQVTMLVRGECLKDTLSTYLLERIEDTSSITVLTRTTLIELEGDDALERITYRNETSGKTATIETHSVFVCIGGRPRLEWARPGVLHCDPAGYILTGSDLNRSSLSAEMWADGRAPLFMESSIPGLFAAGDVRHNSTKRCAAAAGDGATAVAMAHQFLLSVKYRLYGTSRSALR; from the coding sequence ATGTTGAATGGCAGGATGGTCATCTATGGGCGCGCGAATTCGGCCGCGGGTTATGAGATACGCGATTTCCTGACTCGTAACTGCTCTGACTATGACTGGGTCGAACTGAATACGGACGAGGAGGCCCAGAGGCTGGCAGGAGTTTTAGGACTCACAGACCCCAGGCTCCCACTCTGCGTCGTTAGCGAGAGTTTGAGACTGTATTGTCCTAGTCTGCGCGAACTGGCGACGGCCCTGGAGTGGTTCAAAGGACCGAAGTACCAGTGCTACGACCTGGCGATCTTTGGCGCGGGACCGGCGGGTCTGAGTGCCGCTCTCTACGGTGCGTCTGAAGGGTTGCGAACTGTACTTTTTGAGAAGACTGCAGTCGGTGGGCAGGCTGGCAGTACCTCAAAGATTGAAAATTATATGGGGTTTCCGGATGGAATCAGCGGATGGGAACTCGCAAGCAGGGCGCGCCGACAAGCGATTCGAATGGGAGCAGAGATCATCGTAGGTATCGAGGGAGTGGCCGGAGAGCATCAGGATGGCTGGCAGTTAAGCTGGTTCGCCAGCGGCGAGCGGATCGCTTCGAAGGCCACGATCTGCGCCACCGGCGTCGAATACTCGCGGCTTGGGCTTGAACGAGAGGGTGATTTTCTGAATCGTGGCCTCTACTACGGTGCCGGCTCCAGCGAAGCTGGAATCTGCAAGGGACATGTCGTGATTGTGGGCGGCGGGAACTCCGCCGGCCAGGCTGCGTTGAACTTCGCGCGGCAGACGCAGGTAACGATGCTCGTCCGAGGGGAGTGCCTTAAAGATACGCTTTCGACGTATCTCCTAGAGCGCATTGAAGACACCTCGTCGATTACGGTGCTGACGAGGACTACGTTGATCGAACTCGAAGGGGATGATGCGTTGGAGAGAATTACGTATCGCAATGAGACTTCCGGCAAGACGGCAACCATCGAGACGCATAGCGTTTTCGTTTGTATCGGAGGCAGGCCTCGCCTCGAATGGGCAAGACCTGGGGTGCTGCATTGCGACCCAGCGGGCTACATTTTGACGGGCTCGGATCTCAACCGGTCGAGCCTGTCAGCGGAGATGTGGGCAGATGGTCGAGCACCACTCTTCATGGAATCGAGCATCCCAGGCTTATTCGCTGCCGGGGATGTCCGTCATAACTCGACGAAAAGGTGTGCGGCGGCAGCGGGAGATGGTGCAACCGCAGTCGCTATGGCCCATCAATTTCTACTTTCCGTGAAGTATCGGCTTTACGGTACTTCGCGGTCTGCGTTGAGATGA
- a CDS encoding aldo/keto reductase, whose product MIASSDLRTMRISLNHGTGQMPALGFGTLIPDPAETKRATTDALEAGFRHFDCAERYRNESAVGEALQAGLAAGRLTREELFVTTKLWNTNHRPERVEPAFEASLGRLGLTYLDLYLVHTPFAFQPGDNQDPRDQNGNVIYDSGVTLVETWRALESLVDGGKCRAIGLSDITLEKLLPVYEAARIKPAVIQVEAHPYLPETELLEFCKEKDIVLLAFAPLGHGARPGPLEDPVITAIATRVGKTPAQVLLAWAVQRGTALLTTPRTADRAKENFNISALPQEALEEINRIQIRQRLNDVVNTGSPGFIPRVNPA is encoded by the coding sequence GTGATTGCATCTTCTGATTTGCGGACTATGAGGATATCGCTGAACCACGGAACCGGCCAGATGCCAGCTCTTGGTTTTGGCACCCTGATCCCTGATCCAGCTGAAACGAAGCGCGCCACAACAGACGCACTGGAGGCAGGATTCCGGCACTTCGATTGTGCAGAGCGATACCGGAACGAGAGCGCGGTAGGTGAGGCCTTGCAGGCAGGACTTGCTGCCGGGAGGCTTACTCGCGAGGAACTCTTCGTCACCACAAAATTGTGGAACACGAATCACCGGCCCGAGCGCGTCGAACCCGCTTTCGAGGCAAGTCTTGGGAGGCTTGGACTGACCTATCTGGATCTCTATCTCGTCCACACGCCGTTTGCGTTTCAGCCGGGAGACAATCAGGATCCGCGGGACCAAAACGGCAATGTCATTTACGATTCTGGCGTGACATTGGTCGAGACCTGGAGGGCGTTGGAGAGTCTTGTGGACGGTGGCAAGTGCCGCGCCATCGGATTGTCTGACATCACGTTGGAGAAACTATTGCCTGTTTATGAAGCGGCGAGAATAAAGCCGGCCGTGATTCAGGTTGAAGCGCATCCGTATCTTCCCGAGACGGAGCTTCTAGAATTCTGTAAAGAGAAGGATATTGTGCTCCTGGCTTTTGCGCCCCTGGGTCATGGAGCGAGACCCGGACCGCTCGAAGATCCAGTGATCACCGCGATCGCGACGCGGGTCGGAAAGACGCCTGCACAGGTGTTGTTGGCTTGGGCGGTACAACGCGGCACCGCCTTGCTTACGACTCCCCGGACAGCGGACCGCGCGAAAGAGAATTTCAACATCTCCGCGCTTCCACAAGAGGCGCTGGAGGAGATTAATCGCATCCAGATCAGGCAGAGGCTCAATGACGTTGTGAATACTGGCAGCCCGGGTTTCATTCCGCGAGTGAACCCAGCTTGA
- a CDS encoding enoyl-CoA hydratase/isomerase family protein, with product MTTLIAPTETAQIRLTKRTPAYWCVTIDNPPINVMGPEMVKQFQKVIQALEADEQVRVVVFDSAVDAYFLNHSNFLAKLEDLTSLPEGPTGLTPWPDFLVRLTRLPVVSIALIRGRATGNGSEITLACDMSFASREKTIISQWEVGVGMVAGGGPMARLPQLIGRNRALEVLLSSEDLRADQAEAYGYINRALPDADLDAFVESLANRISKFDKWAITQTKRLVNTSLPPDVELGAGWHACIASLGRPAAQEGIKALIARGFHKPGDIEDRLGYYLGELAAQ from the coding sequence ATGACAACTTTGATTGCACCCACAGAAACTGCACAGATTCGCCTTACGAAGCGGACGCCCGCCTACTGGTGTGTCACTATCGACAATCCGCCGATCAACGTCATGGGACCGGAGATGGTCAAGCAGTTCCAGAAAGTCATCCAGGCTCTTGAAGCTGACGAGCAGGTTAGGGTCGTGGTGTTCGACAGCGCCGTCGACGCATACTTTCTGAACCACTCCAATTTTCTGGCCAAGCTTGAGGATTTGACCTCGCTGCCGGAAGGGCCTACAGGTCTGACCCCATGGCCGGACTTTCTCGTGCGTCTGACCCGCTTGCCGGTGGTCTCCATCGCTCTCATCCGCGGCCGTGCGACGGGTAATGGCAGCGAGATTACGCTTGCTTGCGACATGAGCTTTGCGAGTCGCGAGAAGACGATCATTTCGCAATGGGAAGTTGGCGTGGGAATGGTCGCCGGTGGCGGTCCAATGGCGCGGCTGCCTCAACTAATTGGCAGGAACCGCGCCCTCGAGGTGCTGCTGAGTTCGGAGGATCTGAGGGCAGATCAGGCTGAAGCGTACGGCTACATTAATCGCGCGCTGCCCGACGCTGATCTGGATGCGTTTGTGGAATCGCTCGCGAACCGGATTTCCAAGTTCGACAAGTGGGCGATCACCCAAACCAAGCGCCTGGTCAACACCAGCCTGCCGCCGGACGTCGAGCTCGGAGCGGGATGGCATGCGTGTATTGCTTCGCTCGGACGACCTGCCGCGCAGGAGGGGATCAAGGCGCTGATCGCGCGCGGCTTCCACAAGCCTGGAGACATAGAGGATCGGCTCGGATACTATTTGGGTGAACTCGCCGCGCAATAA
- a CDS encoding heme-binding protein: protein MPNQKTVVSTEAHPVELNPLDAIPDEMPFDVPYGLPISLDRAQAVIGAAVAEAKKRNWKMNVAVADSGGNLVAFQRMDGAMLASIKIAEHKARASATFRRPTKIFEDGVQLMHLNYLFAFDGIIASRGGIPLIDQGVIIGAVGCSGGTDSQDEVVSKAGAAVIS, encoded by the coding sequence ATGCCAAACCAGAAAACAGTAGTCTCCACGGAAGCGCATCCAGTTGAACTGAACCCACTCGATGCCATCCCGGACGAAATGCCCTTCGACGTCCCCTACGGCCTGCCGATATCGTTGGACCGTGCCCAGGCAGTTATCGGAGCCGCTGTGGCAGAGGCGAAGAAGAGGAATTGGAAGATGAATGTAGCTGTGGCCGATTCCGGCGGCAACCTCGTTGCCTTTCAACGCATGGACGGCGCAATGCTTGCCTCGATCAAGATTGCAGAGCACAAGGCGCGCGCATCCGCGACCTTTCGGCGTCCGACGAAAATCTTCGAAGACGGTGTCCAACTCATGCACCTCAACTACCTGTTCGCGTTCGACGGAATCATTGCATCCAGAGGTGGCATTCCACTGATCGATCAAGGTGTAATCATCGGCGCAGTCGGCTGTTCGGGAGGCACAGATTCCCAGGACGAAGTCGTCAGCAAAGCAGGCGCGGCTGTCATCTCGTAA
- a CDS encoding nitronate monooxygenase family protein: protein MSAANEPAPRWTSTRATALLGIEYPIIQGALGGISTQLLAAVVSNAGGLGSYGAHGQSGTAIKDIVSEIKAITKKPFAINLWLSMADDGAESVSRKTIKESVAALSRYYVELGVDPPPPPEFKPQNFDEQIRAVFESKPAVFSFILGVPPREVLDECKHLGIVTMGTATTPEEAMALDAAEVDLIVASGFEAGGHRGSFIRSSERSLTGGISLIPQVVDAVLAPVIAAGGIADARGMVAAFALGAEAVQIGTAFLACDESGASAQHRAALFGRNGAYTDLTKTFTGRLARGIRNRLMDELETGNLAVLPYPLQRSLMKTVVAEAQKQGQAELMQLWAGQSISLLRHHSASELVASLVADATSLLNRMAS, encoded by the coding sequence ATGAGTGCCGCGAACGAACCTGCCCCGCGTTGGACATCCACAAGAGCAACTGCTCTCCTCGGCATCGAGTATCCAATCATTCAGGGAGCGTTGGGCGGAATCTCAACCCAACTGCTCGCTGCCGTTGTTTCCAACGCAGGCGGTCTTGGATCGTATGGTGCTCACGGACAGTCCGGCACAGCAATCAAAGACATCGTAAGCGAGATCAAAGCGATAACGAAGAAACCATTTGCCATCAACCTCTGGCTATCAATGGCGGACGATGGCGCCGAGAGCGTTTCGCGCAAAACCATCAAGGAAAGCGTCGCCGCCCTCAGCCGATATTACGTCGAACTCGGTGTCGACCCGCCCCCGCCACCAGAGTTCAAACCACAAAATTTTGACGAGCAGATTCGCGCCGTCTTTGAATCCAAACCAGCGGTTTTCAGTTTCATTCTTGGAGTTCCCCCGAGGGAAGTCCTCGACGAATGCAAACACCTCGGCATCGTTACGATGGGGACGGCGACGACACCGGAAGAGGCCATGGCCCTCGATGCTGCAGAGGTCGATCTTATCGTCGCTTCCGGATTTGAAGCTGGCGGCCATCGCGGCTCTTTCATCCGTTCCTCCGAGCGATCTCTAACCGGAGGAATTTCTCTCATTCCTCAAGTGGTCGATGCCGTTCTAGCTCCCGTGATCGCAGCCGGCGGCATTGCCGATGCCAGAGGCATGGTGGCAGCATTCGCACTCGGCGCCGAAGCCGTACAAATAGGAACGGCCTTCCTCGCATGCGATGAATCTGGAGCCAGCGCTCAACATCGAGCCGCTCTCTTCGGCCGCAACGGCGCATATACAGATCTCACCAAGACCTTTACCGGCAGACTCGCGCGAGGAATCAGAAATCGCTTGATGGATGAATTAGAGACGGGCAACCTTGCGGTTCTTCCATACCCACTCCAGCGGTCCCTCATGAAGACCGTCGTCGCCGAGGCTCAGAAACAGGGTCAAGCGGAACTGATGCAACTATGGGCAGGACAGAGTATAAGTCTCTTACGGCACCACAGCGCTTCCGAGCTCGTCGCGTCGCTCGTTGCGGATGCGACCAGCCTGCTGAATCGTATGGCTAGCTAG